Proteins encoded in a region of the Alphaproteobacteria bacterium genome:
- the frc gene encoding formyl-CoA transferase — MAKALDGVRILDMTHVQSGPTCTQLLAWFGADVIKVERTGTGDATRGQLRDIPDVDSLYFTMLNSNKRSVTLNTKSDKGKEVFTKLIKACDVMVENFAPGALDRMGFTWERIQEINPRMIYASVKGFGPGPYQDCKVYENVAQCTGGSASTTGEVDSVPLVTGAQIGDSGTGLNLALGIVTALFQRERSGRGQRVTCAMQDGVLNLCRVKLRDQQRLSHGPLTEYPQYPNGTFGDAVPRAGNASGGGQPGWIVKCKGWETDPDAYIYVITQAAAFPAFAKVIGHEDWLEDTEWNTPEARLPKLDEVFAEIEKWTMTKDKFEIMDILNPLNVPCGPILSMKELAVEPSLRETGTIVEVDHPTRGKYLTVGNPIKLSDSPSEVDRSPLLGEHTDEILAEVVGMTAEEIEAARADGTV; from the coding sequence ATGGCAAAAGCGCTAGACGGCGTACGCATTCTGGACATGACACACGTACAATCGGGGCCCACTTGCACCCAGCTCTTGGCCTGGTTCGGCGCCGATGTCATCAAAGTCGAGCGAACGGGCACCGGCGATGCGACACGTGGCCAACTGCGTGACATTCCCGATGTCGACAGCCTCTATTTCACGATGCTGAACAGCAACAAGCGCAGCGTCACGCTCAACACCAAGAGCGACAAGGGCAAAGAAGTCTTCACCAAGCTGATCAAAGCCTGCGACGTCATGGTCGAAAATTTCGCCCCCGGCGCGCTCGACCGCATGGGTTTTACCTGGGAACGCATCCAGGAAATCAACCCGCGCATGATTTACGCATCGGTCAAGGGTTTCGGACCGGGACCCTATCAGGATTGCAAGGTCTACGAAAACGTTGCCCAGTGCACCGGCGGTTCGGCCTCGACAACCGGCGAGGTCGACAGCGTTCCGCTCGTCACCGGAGCGCAGATCGGCGATTCGGGAACCGGCCTCAACCTTGCCCTCGGCATCGTCACGGCACTGTTTCAGCGCGAGCGGTCGGGGCGCGGCCAACGTGTCACCTGCGCCATGCAGGACGGCGTGCTCAACCTGTGCCGCGTCAAGCTGCGCGATCAACAACGGCTGTCGCATGGCCCGCTGACCGAGTACCCACAATATCCCAACGGCACCTTTGGCGACGCCGTACCGCGTGCCGGCAACGCCTCGGGCGGCGGCCAGCCGGGCTGGATCGTCAAATGCAAGGGCTGGGAGACCGACCCCGACGCCTACATCTACGTCATCACCCAGGCCGCCGCGTTTCCCGCTTTTGCCAAGGTCATCGGCCACGAGGACTGGCTCGAGGACACGGAATGGAACACCCCCGAGGCGCGCCTGCCAAAGCTCGATGAGGTGTTCGCCGAGATCGAAAAATGGACCATGACCAAGGACAAATTCGAGATCATGGACATCCTCAATCCGCTCAATGTACCGTGCGGCCCGATCCTGAGCATGAAAGAGCTGGCGGTGGAACCGTCGCTGCGCGAAACCGGAACCATCGTCGAGGTCGATCACCCGACTCGCGGCAAGTACTTGACCGTCGGCAATCCCATAAAGCTGTCGGACTCGCCGAGCGAGGTCGACCGATCTCCCCTGTTGGGCGAACACACGGATGAAATCCTTGCCGAGGTTGTCGGCATGACCGCCGAGGAAATCGAAGCGGCAAGAGCCGACGGCACGGTCTGA
- a CDS encoding methionyl-tRNA formyltransferase has product MRIVVHGQQAFGKAVLEALIERGEDIVGVYCAPDRDGRPVDPLKEFAETKGFEVRQPESWKDPAVWEALAELKPDLGVMAYVTLFVPQRPLDIPSHGTIQYHPSLLPLHRGPSSINWPIIMGETKTGLSIFWPDEGLDEGPILLQKEVEIEPDATLGSIYFNKLFPLGVEAMLEAVDLVREGKAPKIDQDHRQATYESWCRKADAEIDWSKPAATVHNLIRGCDPQPGAWTTRDGKQLQVFDATREDGDGASPGQVTAIDGDSITIAAAGGRITVKRVRPEGSGKIAAGEYAGQSGLSVGDTLG; this is encoded by the coding sequence ATGCGCATTGTGGTGCACGGACAGCAGGCCTTCGGCAAGGCGGTGCTCGAGGCTTTGATCGAACGCGGTGAGGATATCGTAGGCGTCTATTGCGCGCCCGATCGTGACGGGCGCCCGGTCGACCCGCTCAAGGAATTCGCGGAAACAAAGGGTTTCGAGGTTCGCCAGCCGGAATCGTGGAAAGACCCGGCGGTATGGGAAGCGCTCGCCGAGCTCAAGCCCGATCTCGGTGTGATGGCCTACGTGACCCTTTTCGTACCGCAACGGCCTCTCGATATCCCGAGCCATGGCACGATCCAGTATCACCCCTCACTGCTGCCGTTGCATCGCGGGCCGAGCTCGATCAACTGGCCGATCATCATGGGCGAAACCAAGACCGGGCTTTCGATCTTCTGGCCCGACGAGGGCCTCGACGAGGGGCCGATCCTGCTTCAGAAGGAGGTCGAGATCGAGCCCGATGCGACGCTCGGCAGCATCTATTTCAACAAACTGTTCCCGCTCGGCGTCGAGGCCATGCTCGAGGCGGTCGATTTGGTGCGCGAGGGTAAGGCGCCCAAGATCGATCAAGACCACCGCCAGGCGACCTACGAGAGCTGGTGCCGCAAGGCCGACGCGGAGATCGACTGGTCCAAGCCTGCCGCCACGGTGCATAATTTGATCCGCGGCTGCGACCCGCAACCGGGGGCCTGGACCACGCGCGACGGCAAGCAGCTGCAGGTTTTCGACGCCACCCGCGAGGACGGCGACGGCGCAAGTCCCGGCCAAGTCACCGCGATCGATGGCGATTCGATCACCATCGCGGCCGCAGGAGGTCGCATCACCGTCAAACGCGTTCGCCCCGAGGGCAGCGGAAAAATCGCAGCCGGCGAATATGCGGGCCAATCGGGTCTTTCCGTTGGCGACACCTTGGGATAG
- a CDS encoding formate--tetrahydrofolate ligase — MPDSSPKSDIEIARAATMQRVDKVGEKLDIPSDALLHYGPFKAKVSMDYIESLADRPNGKLILTTAITPTPAGEGKTTTTVGLGDGLNRIGKNAMICLREPSLGPCFGMKGGAAGGGYAQVVPMEDINLHFTGDFHAIGIAHNLLSALIDNHIYWGLDPAIDSRRVTWKRVVDMNDRALRVITNSLGGVANGFPREDGFDIVVASEIMAIFCLAENLQDLTERLGRIVIGQNRERAPIHAADVKGPGPMSVLLKEAVAPNLVQTLENNPAFVHGGPFANIAHGCNTVIATKTALKLCDYVVTEAGFGADLGAEKFFDIKCRLSGLHPDTAVIVATVRALKMHGGVAKADLGTENVEAVKAGCTNMARHIRNVKGFGVPVTVSINRFITDSDAELEAVKAAAEAEGVKAFIATHWADGGAGTEDLARHVVELADSGEADFKPLYPDDMPLRNKVETVAKEIYGADGITCDGAIEKQFQDLQKDYGHFPVCMAKTQYSFSTDPDMKGAPSGFEIPIRELRLSNGAGFIVAVTGAIMTMPGLPRIPSANNIYLNDEGQIEGLF, encoded by the coding sequence ATGCCCGATTCAAGCCCTAAGAGCGATATCGAGATTGCCCGCGCCGCGACCATGCAACGGGTCGATAAGGTCGGCGAAAAGCTGGACATCCCGTCCGATGCCTTGCTGCATTACGGCCCATTCAAGGCCAAGGTCTCGATGGACTACATCGAGTCGCTGGCTGACCGGCCCAACGGCAAGCTGATCCTGACCACCGCGATCACGCCGACTCCGGCCGGCGAGGGCAAGACGACCACAACGGTTGGGCTCGGCGACGGCCTCAATCGCATCGGCAAGAATGCGATGATCTGCCTTCGCGAACCCTCGCTCGGGCCGTGCTTCGGGATGAAGGGGGGCGCAGCCGGCGGCGGCTATGCCCAGGTCGTGCCGATGGAAGACATCAACCTTCATTTCACCGGCGACTTCCACGCCATCGGCATCGCCCACAATTTGCTTTCGGCGCTGATCGACAACCACATTTATTGGGGCCTCGACCCGGCGATCGATTCCCGCCGGGTGACGTGGAAGCGGGTCGTCGACATGAACGACCGGGCGCTGCGCGTGATCACCAATTCGCTCGGCGGAGTCGCCAACGGCTTCCCGCGTGAGGACGGCTTCGACATTGTTGTCGCTTCCGAAATCATGGCCATCTTCTGTCTCGCCGAGAACTTGCAGGACTTGACGGAGCGGCTGGGCCGCATCGTCATCGGTCAGAACCGCGAGCGCGCGCCGATACATGCCGCCGACGTCAAGGGCCCCGGTCCGATGTCGGTGCTGCTGAAGGAAGCCGTCGCGCCCAATCTGGTGCAGACGCTGGAGAACAATCCGGCCTTCGTTCATGGCGGCCCGTTCGCCAATATCGCCCACGGCTGCAACACCGTGATCGCGACCAAGACCGCGCTGAAGCTCTGCGATTACGTGGTCACCGAGGCCGGTTTCGGCGCCGACCTTGGGGCCGAGAAGTTCTTCGACATCAAATGCCGCCTGTCCGGCCTGCATCCCGACACGGCGGTGATCGTCGCCACCGTGCGGGCGCTCAAGATGCACGGCGGTGTCGCCAAGGCCGATCTCGGCACCGAAAACGTCGAAGCGGTCAAGGCCGGCTGCACCAATATGGCGCGCCACATCAGAAACGTGAAAGGCTTCGGCGTGCCGGTGACGGTGTCGATCAACCGTTTCATCACCGACAGCGACGCCGAGCTGGAAGCGGTGAAGGCCGCGGCGGAGGCCGAAGGCGTCAAGGCCTTCATCGCCACCCATTGGGCCGATGGCGGCGCCGGCACCGAGGATCTCGCCCGCCATGTGGTCGAATTGGCGGACAGCGGCGAGGCCGATTTCAAGCCCCTCTATCCCGACGACATGCCGCTCCGCAACAAGGTCGAAACCGTGGCCAAGGAAATCTACGGCGCCGACGGCATCACCTGCGATGGCGCCATCGAGAAGCAGTTCCAGGACCTGCAAAAGGACTACGGGCATTTCCCGGTGTGTATGGCGAAAACCCAATACAGCTTTTCGACCGATCCGGACATGAAGGGCGCCCCCTCGGGTTTCGAGATTCCGATCCGCGAGTTGCGGTTGTCGAACGGCGCCGGATTCATCGTCGCGGTCACCGGTGCCATCATGACCATGCCCGGCCTGCCGCGGATACCGTCGGCCAACAACATTTACCTCAACGACGAAGGCCAGATCGAAGGGCTGTTCTGA
- a CDS encoding class I SAM-dependent methyltransferase encodes MDRHPNQRSTYGLRLFHEVLGLDYGHPGIWHGEPLTFANLKRTQQRYADELIGWIDEGVRDVLEVGGGFGGLAAEMARRGLSVYGLTPDPYECESFTARTGLPCYLAQFQDFEPERRFGFVVMNQSCHNMPSVEVFEAARKSAPGGCLLIADYFLRDTANVPAKHRGFEIDAFLDVATASGFDLIRERDLTDAILPTRELRQQLVDAHVLPAIEFVRDAGLRERPLLTRALLWLVGSEVEKLQAKLRVPDPDHYATHRRFKFYLFRVPPPRDEPTS; translated from the coding sequence ATGGATCGGCACCCAAATCAGCGTTCGACATACGGCCTTCGGTTGTTCCACGAGGTGCTCGGGCTCGATTACGGCCACCCCGGGATTTGGCACGGCGAGCCGCTGACCTTCGCCAACCTGAAGCGGACCCAGCAGCGTTACGCCGATGAGTTGATAGGTTGGATCGACGAGGGGGTTCGGGACGTGCTCGAGGTCGGCGGCGGATTCGGCGGTCTGGCGGCGGAGATGGCGCGCCGGGGGCTCAGTGTCTACGGGCTGACGCCGGATCCCTATGAATGCGAATCGTTCACAGCGCGGACCGGTCTGCCGTGCTACCTCGCTCAATTCCAGGACTTTGAGCCCGAGCGCCGGTTCGGTTTCGTGGTGATGAACCAGTCCTGTCACAACATGCCGTCGGTGGAAGTGTTCGAGGCGGCGCGAAAATCGGCGCCGGGCGGCTGTCTCTTGATCGCCGACTACTTCCTCCGCGACACGGCCAACGTGCCCGCAAAACATCGCGGGTTTGAAATCGATGCGTTTCTCGACGTCGCCACGGCCAGCGGCTTCGACCTGATCCGTGAGCGCGACCTGACCGATGCCATTCTGCCGACGCGAGAGCTGCGGCAACAATTGGTCGATGCCCACGTGCTGCCGGCGATCGAGTTCGTCCGCGATGCCGGCCTGCGGGAGCGCCCCCTATTGACCCGGGCGCTGCTGTGGCTGGTCGGGAGCGAGGTCGAAAAGCTGCAGGCCAAACTCCGCGTTCCCGACCCCGATCACTACGCCACCCACCGGCGCTTCAAGTTCTATCTGTTCCGTGTGCCGCCGCCGCGAGACGAACCCACGTCGTGA
- a CDS encoding SDR family NAD(P)-dependent oxidoreductase: MISGANRGIGKAIAERLRDAGYLLSLGVRRSAEIERLGAAFDPGRTMFFPYEARDKQSPVDWVAATVERFGKLDAIVNAAGILHNFSFLEDAEDRFDELIDINVKGPMRLMREAYPHLKKSGAGRIVNLASLSGLRVPSQSAGYAMSKFAVVALTHSARHVGWHDGVRATAICPGFVNTDMVAEYDVVPSEEMIQPEDVATIVQTVIEMPNTTSISHIPLNCTVESGY, translated from the coding sequence ATGATCTCGGGCGCCAATCGCGGCATCGGCAAGGCAATCGCGGAGCGTCTGCGCGACGCGGGTTACCTCTTGAGTCTGGGGGTTCGAAGGAGCGCCGAGATCGAGCGACTCGGCGCGGCGTTCGATCCCGGGCGGACGATGTTCTTTCCCTACGAGGCGCGCGATAAGCAGAGCCCGGTCGATTGGGTGGCGGCGACGGTCGAACGGTTTGGCAAGCTCGACGCCATCGTCAATGCCGCCGGCATCTTGCACAATTTCAGCTTTCTCGAAGATGCCGAGGACCGGTTCGACGAACTGATCGACATCAACGTCAAGGGGCCGATGCGCCTCATGCGCGAAGCCTATCCCCATTTGAAGAAAAGCGGTGCCGGCCGTATCGTCAACTTGGCATCGCTTTCGGGGCTTCGTGTTCCGAGCCAGTCGGCCGGCTATGCGATGTCCAAATTCGCCGTCGTTGCGCTGACCCATTCCGCGCGCCATGTCGGTTGGCACGACGGTGTCCGCGCGACGGCGATTTGCCCGGGTTTCGTCAATACGGATATGGTCGCCGAGTACGATGTGGTGCCGAGCGAAGAAATGATTCAGCCCGAGGACGTGGCGACCATCGTGCAGACGGTCATCGAAATGCCGAACACCACGTCGATTTCCCATATTCCGCTCAATTGTACGGTCGAATCGGGCTATTGA
- a CDS encoding glycosyltransferase family 2 protein — MPDHNNPDISVVVTQDYAVGEPIAWGQLRSNFQALSAQDFGGTVETIYVETSQIADQIPPDFKETVPGLRIVCSDAPSAYGLIRDGVESARSDVVAVIDGDCVPDRNWLSRIVMIMGNNPKCAVLTGMTTYGPRSQIVRILALLSRSFLHRTELGETEYLTNNNAAYRRTAFLSNPLIDNVGPFSAGMQARALRRNGHLILYDPGLHVVHDHIGWRFERDSRRHAGYVAIKSREADATMPNQWLRRVRYASIPIIVGKGILTSWGQCYRFRKSFGVAWYAMLLAFVAAIGVHLLEVPGMIDGLRGRPVPQTAFR; from the coding sequence ATGCCTGATCACAATAACCCCGACATAAGCGTCGTAGTCACGCAGGATTACGCGGTCGGCGAGCCGATCGCCTGGGGTCAATTGCGGTCGAATTTCCAAGCCCTCTCCGCCCAGGATTTCGGCGGCACCGTCGAGACCATCTACGTCGAGACCAGCCAAATCGCGGATCAAATCCCGCCGGATTTCAAAGAAACCGTGCCGGGTCTGCGCATCGTCTGCTCCGATGCGCCGTCCGCCTACGGCCTGATCCGCGACGGCGTCGAATCGGCCCGAAGCGATGTCGTGGCCGTGATCGACGGCGACTGCGTGCCGGATAGAAATTGGCTGAGCCGAATCGTGATGATCATGGGCAACAACCCGAAATGCGCCGTGCTAACTGGAATGACGACCTACGGCCCCCGCTCGCAGATTGTACGGATTCTGGCCCTTCTCTCGCGGTCCTTTTTGCATCGCACTGAACTCGGCGAGACCGAATACCTGACCAACAACAACGCGGCCTATCGGCGAACCGCGTTTCTATCAAATCCGCTGATCGACAATGTCGGACCCTTTAGCGCGGGTATGCAGGCCCGGGCGCTGCGCCGCAACGGGCATTTGATCCTCTATGATCCCGGCCTGCACGTCGTGCACGACCACATCGGCTGGCGCTTCGAACGCGATTCACGACGGCACGCCGGCTATGTCGCGATCAAGTCCCGGGAGGCAGACGCAACCATGCCCAATCAGTGGCTGCGGCGAGTTCGTTATGCGTCGATCCCGATTATTGTCGGCAAAGGAATTCTCACCAGCTGGGGCCAGTGCTACCGCTTCCGAAAAAGCTTTGGTGTCGCCTGGTACGCCATGCTGCTCGCCTTCGTAGCCGCCATAGGCGTCCATCTGCTGGAAGTGCCGGGCATGATCGACGGTCTCCGCGGCCGTCCGGTTCCACAAACCGCATTCCGTTGA
- a CDS encoding D-aminoacylase: protein MTDRADLVIRNAAVIDGTGAPPRPGGVAVTDARIAAVGDVDRIGGPQEVDAGGKVLAPGFIDVHTHDDRALLVDPAMTCKVSQGVTTVVTGNCGVSLAPLDIGRRPPAPLDLICDRPDGFYADFGGYLDRLDADPPAVNMLGQVGHSSLRVGAMEELGRPATAGEIRIMRERLEAALDAGAVGLSTGLFYPPASAAPTAEVIALAGALKPFNGLHTTHMRDESDRVVEALEESFAIGQAAQVPVVLSHHKCAGAANFGRSAETLGVIDAACRHQPIGLDAYPYVAASTMLDGDSVSSASKVMVTWSVPHPTAAGRDLSEIADELELSQDDAIEALKPAGGIFFMMDEADVRRILAHPRTMIGSDGLPHDRHPHPRLWGTFPRVLGHYAREVGLFTLEEAVFKMTGLPAKRFGLADRGVLRPGAFADLVLFDRDRISDSATFENPTTPAAGIELVVVNGRAVWRDGEHTSARPGRALRRQELAPFDF, encoded by the coding sequence ATGACGGATAGGGCCGACCTGGTCATTCGCAATGCGGCGGTGATCGACGGCACCGGCGCGCCGCCGCGGCCGGGCGGCGTCGCGGTCACCGACGCGCGCATTGCCGCGGTGGGCGATGTCGACCGGATAGGCGGGCCCCAAGAAGTCGACGCCGGCGGCAAGGTCCTGGCTCCCGGCTTCATCGATGTCCACACCCATGACGACCGCGCGTTGCTTGTCGATCCGGCGATGACCTGCAAGGTGAGCCAAGGCGTGACCACGGTGGTGACCGGGAATTGCGGCGTCAGCCTGGCGCCGCTCGACATCGGCCGCCGGCCGCCGGCGCCACTCGATCTGATCTGCGACCGCCCCGATGGGTTCTACGCCGATTTCGGTGGCTACCTCGACCGGCTCGATGCCGACCCGCCGGCGGTGAACATGCTCGGTCAGGTCGGCCACTCCTCTCTGCGCGTTGGCGCCATGGAAGAGCTTGGGCGCCCGGCGACCGCTGGCGAAATTCGGATCATGCGGGAGCGGCTGGAAGCCGCGCTGGATGCGGGCGCGGTCGGCCTCAGCACAGGCCTTTTCTATCCGCCGGCCAGCGCCGCCCCGACCGCTGAGGTGATCGCCTTGGCTGGCGCCTTGAAGCCTTTCAACGGGCTCCACACGACCCATATGCGCGACGAGTCGGACCGTGTCGTCGAAGCCCTCGAAGAGAGCTTTGCCATCGGGCAAGCAGCTCAGGTGCCAGTGGTCCTATCGCACCACAAATGCGCGGGCGCCGCCAACTTTGGCCGATCCGCCGAAACCCTCGGCGTGATCGATGCGGCATGCCGCCATCAACCGATTGGCCTCGATGCCTATCCCTATGTTGCCGCGTCGACCATGCTCGACGGCGACAGCGTGTCGAGCGCATCGAAGGTCATGGTGACGTGGTCGGTTCCCCATCCGACAGCGGCCGGCCGCGATTTGTCGGAAATTGCCGACGAGTTGGAGTTGAGCCAGGACGACGCCATCGAAGCCTTGAAGCCGGCCGGCGGCATATTCTTCATGATGGACGAGGCCGACGTCAGGCGCATCCTGGCCCATCCGCGCACCATGATCGGATCCGATGGCCTGCCCCACGACCGCCATCCGCATCCACGGCTGTGGGGCACTTTTCCGCGGGTGCTCGGGCACTATGCCCGGGAGGTCGGCCTGTTTACGCTGGAAGAGGCGGTTTTCAAGATGACGGGCCTGCCGGCCAAACGTTTCGGCCTCGCCGACCGCGGCGTCCTACGCCCCGGCGCCTTCGCCGATTTGGTCCTGTTCGATCGCGACCGAATTTCCGATAGCGCCACATTCGAGAATCCGACGACGCCGGCCGCCGGCATCGAGCTTGTCGTGGTCAATGGCCGCGCGGTTTGGCGTGATGGGGAACATACGAGTGCCCGGCCCGGCCGCGCCCTACGGCGGCAGGAACTCGCGCCATTCGATTTCTAG
- a CDS encoding glycosyltransferase family 2 protein, translating into MNAPTVGLALPVYNGERFLRQAIDSILDQTYTDFELIISDNASSDGTTETGREYAARDNRVIYHRRRDTCSGARNFNEAFERTRSRFFKFVAADDVCAPTYLERCVEVLERDPGVVLCHAATQAIDENDNSVAEVTYPEGAAAARPHERFRAMTEANHTSYRAVEIFGVIRVDALRNAAGPPVRPRRQDHAGGAQYDRPHRPGPRTAILQSGTFRPFGQYR; encoded by the coding sequence TTGAACGCACCGACGGTCGGTCTGGCATTGCCTGTCTATAATGGGGAGCGTTTTCTGCGCCAGGCGATCGATTCGATTCTCGACCAGACCTACACGGATTTCGAACTGATCATTTCGGACAATGCGTCGAGCGACGGCACGACGGAGACCGGGCGCGAATACGCCGCGCGTGACAACCGGGTCATCTACCATCGGCGCCGGGATACTTGCAGCGGCGCACGCAACTTCAACGAGGCATTCGAGCGCACGCGAAGCCGCTTTTTCAAATTCGTCGCCGCCGATGACGTTTGTGCACCGACCTACCTCGAGCGATGCGTCGAGGTCCTCGAGCGCGACCCCGGCGTCGTTCTGTGTCACGCCGCGACCCAGGCTATCGATGAGAACGACAATTCTGTAGCCGAGGTGACCTACCCGGAGGGAGCCGCGGCGGCCCGTCCGCATGAGCGGTTTCGCGCCATGACGGAGGCTAATCACACCTCTTACCGGGCGGTCGAGATCTTTGGCGTCATCCGCGTAGACGCCTTGCGCAATGCAGCGGGGCCGCCTGTTCGGCCGCGGCGACAAGATCACGCTGGCGGAGCTCAGTATGATCGGCCGCATCGTCCGGGTCCCCGAACAGCTATTCTTCAATCGGGAACATTCCGGCCGTTCGGTCAATATCGATGA
- a CDS encoding serine hydroxymethyltransferase: MSLADADPEVFSSIGEELHRQQDQIELIASENIVSRAVLEAQGSVLTNKYAEGYPGRRYYGGCEFVDIAEALAIERAKELFDCGYANVQPHSGAQANGAVMLALCKPGDTILGMALNAGGHLTHGAKPALSGKWFNAVQYGVRKDDSRVDFDQLEELAVAHKPALVIAGASAYPRTFDFPRFREIADKVGALFMVDMAHIAGLVAAGVHPSPMPHAHVVTTTTHKTLRGPRGGMILTNDEDVAKKINSAVFPGLQGGPLMHVIAAKAVAFGEALQPGFKTYARQVVDNAQALAAVMVERGCDIVSGGTDTHLMLVDLRPKGLTGNITEESLERAGITCNKNGIPFDPEKPMVTSGVRLGTPAGTTRGFGVVEFREIGNLISDVLDGLAANPDDNGAVESEVRAKVEALCKRFPIYP; the protein is encoded by the coding sequence ATGTCCCTTGCCGATGCCGATCCGGAGGTCTTCAGCTCGATCGGGGAAGAGCTGCACCGGCAACAGGATCAGATCGAGCTGATCGCGTCCGAGAACATCGTCTCGCGCGCGGTTCTCGAGGCCCAGGGTTCGGTGCTGACCAACAAATACGCCGAGGGCTATCCCGGGCGGCGGTACTATGGCGGTTGTGAGTTCGTCGATATCGCCGAGGCGCTCGCCATCGAGCGCGCCAAGGAATTGTTCGATTGCGGTTACGCCAATGTCCAGCCGCATTCCGGCGCCCAGGCGAATGGCGCCGTCATGCTGGCGCTGTGCAAACCCGGCGACACGATACTCGGCATGGCTTTGAACGCCGGCGGTCATCTCACTCACGGCGCCAAACCGGCGTTGTCGGGAAAATGGTTCAACGCGGTGCAATACGGCGTCCGCAAGGATGATTCACGGGTCGATTTCGACCAACTCGAGGAACTCGCGGTCGCCCACAAACCGGCTCTGGTTATCGCCGGTGCCTCGGCCTATCCGCGGACGTTCGACTTTCCGCGTTTCCGCGAGATCGCCGACAAGGTGGGCGCGTTGTTCATGGTCGACATGGCGCATATCGCCGGCCTGGTCGCCGCCGGCGTTCATCCCAGCCCGATGCCCCACGCCCACGTCGTTACTACGACCACCCACAAGACACTGCGCGGGCCACGCGGTGGCATGATCCTGACCAACGACGAAGATGTCGCCAAGAAGATAAACTCGGCGGTGTTCCCCGGCCTGCAGGGCGGTCCGCTGATGCATGTCATTGCCGCCAAGGCGGTCGCCTTTGGCGAAGCGCTGCAACCCGGCTTCAAGACCTATGCGCGTCAGGTCGTCGATAACGCCCAAGCGCTGGCGGCGGTCATGGTCGAGCGCGGCTGCGACATCGTCTCGGGCGGGACCGACACCCATCTCATGTTGGTCGATCTCAGGCCCAAGGGATTGACCGGAAACATCACCGAGGAAAGCCTCGAGCGCGCCGGCATCACCTGCAACAAGAACGGCATTCCGTTCGATCCGGAGAAGCCGATGGTGACTTCGGGGGTCCGGCTCGGGACGCCGGCAGGCACCACGCGAGGTTTCGGCGTCGTCGAATTCCGCGAGATCGGCAACCTGATCAGCGATGTCCTCGACGGGCTGGCCGCCAATCCCGACGACAACGGCGCCGTCGAGAGCGAGGTGCGCGCCAAGGTCGAGGCCCTGTGCAAGCGGTTCCCGATCTATCCTTGA